In Runella sp. SP2, the genomic window GAATTCATGTGGTTGTGGTTTTTTGGAACAAATAATTGTTGGTGTGCGCGCTTAGTGAGCGAGGGTACTCATACCCTCGCATCGCGGTTGTGAGCAACCGCGTGTTCTATGTGCGTGAGGGTACTCATACCCTCACGTTACGGTTGCTCACAACCGCGTGTTAGATACCCTATTTCGGTACGAGCTTAATTTGCTTTGCTAGTTTGTCAATTTCGGCATAAATCAAGGAAGGCACCGATGCGTCCCAAACGCTCGGCAAGCCATAGACCATCTGCGACGATTGACCTTCGTAGCCCCCTTCTTTCAGTATCGTGGCGGAAGGGATATAACCCATGACGTCGTTGGAATAAGCCGCCACAAAAATGTCCGTTCCGTAGCGCTTTTTGCATTCGATGGCGTATTCAATGACCAATTCGCCCCCAAAACTGAACAAAGCCTGTTCGCCTAATTTCCAAAGTTGGATGGGGTAAGGGTAAGACGACACAAACGGCTTTCCTTGCTTCATTTCACTAAGCAAGCGAGTAGCCCAACGCTGCATGTAGGGGGCTTCGGTTTGCTGAACTTTCAACAGCTGTGCCTCCGTGGGTGGTGCCGAAAGCGGTAAAGTGACCTCGGCATAGGCCGATTGAAACTGCGCCGAAAGCGGTTTCATAGGTTCTTCCAATACCCGTTCTACGGCGGCGGCGAGTTCTTTGCCGTATTGCTTGGCCAACGAAACTGTACGCCGAGGTAGCGGGTTTTGGTCGCCCGCCGCGCCTTGAAAAAACAAGGCGGTAGCTTCGGGGTGCGCTTTTTCTAACTCGATTTGGGCAAAACCAGGGTAATCCCCCGAAAGGGCATAAAGGTCGAGCACGGTAGGGTGGCAAGCGTAGCCGAAAACAATGGCTTTGAGCTTTCCCTTGGGCGTCACGGCTTTGATGACAGGTACGGCGTAGTCGTTGGGACCTTTTAATTCAGTTTGTTCAAGCAAAGCCCCTTCTTTGTTGTTGCGTCGGTTGACCTGAAAGCGGGTGACGCCGTTTTGGGAAAATAGCTCAACGGGCTCTAAGTTTTTCAACGCATTGCCGATTAACTCCACCACTTGCCCCTCCAACCAACGCGAATACTGGTCGATTTTGGCCTCTTCGGCGGCGTTGAGGGGATAAATGTCGTGCAGGGCGTCGTACAAGACAGGGCCAGAATGTGTGTGCGAACTGTTCAAGAGAACATTCGCTTTACTCAAACCAAAACGTGTTTGTAGCTGGCTTCGGATGCGGTCTGACATGGCTTTGGGAAACCCCAACATATCGGTAGTGACCAGCACCGAGCGTTGGCCACTTTCGTCTTC contains:
- a CDS encoding neutral/alkaline non-lysosomal ceramidase N-terminal domain-containing protein, which produces MRKHLWLVGLFIISTTFAKGWKAGISKVVITPKEAIWQAGYASRTHASEGKLHDLWAKAVALEDESGQRSVLVTTDMLGFPKAMSDRIRSQLQTRFGLSKANVLLNSSHTHSGPVLYDALHDIYPLNAAEEAKIDQYSRWLEGQVVELIGNALKNLEPVELFSQNGVTRFQVNRRNNKEGALLEQTELKGPNDYAVPVIKAVTPKGKLKAIVFGYACHPTVLDLYALSGDYPGFAQIELEKAHPEATALFFQGAAGDQNPLPRRTVSLAKQYGKELAAAVERVLEEPMKPLSAQFQSAYAEVTLPLSAPPTEAQLLKVQQTEAPYMQRWATRLLSEMKQGKPFVSSYPYPIQLWKLGEQALFSFGGELVIEYAIECKKRYGTDIFVAAYSNDVMGYIPSATILKEGGYEGQSSQMVYGLPSVWDASVPSLIYAEIDKLAKQIKLVPK